A window of the Zeugodacus cucurbitae isolate PBARC_wt_2022May chromosome 4, idZeuCucr1.2, whole genome shotgun sequence genome harbors these coding sequences:
- the LOC105212924 gene encoding tubulin polymerization-promoting protein homolog, with product MADEDENKQKKHTIESLFHLYANNNINTLELENEVYETILLSQIDFWLDQAKLLKTVFTMTDTGMVYMKFKKWRLDFEEFLDFLNMICQGKEIKVDDVKKALLEAGPPGGGTEIVVVK from the exons ATGGCCGACGAAGATGAGAATAAGCAAAAGAAGCATACCATCGAGAGTCTATTCCACTTATATGCAAACAATAATATCAACACTTTGGAATTGGAAAACGAGGTGTATGAGACCATATTATTGTCGCAGATAGATTTTTGGCTGGATCAAGCAAAACTGTTGAAAACGGTATTCACGATGACTGACACTGGCATGGTTTACatgaaatttaa aaaatggcGTTTAGACTTTGAGGAATTTTTAGATTTCTTAAACATGATTTGCCAAGGTAAAGAAATTAAGGTTGACGACGTTAAGAAAGCGCTCCTGGAGGCTGGACCACCTGGTGGAGGCACTGAAATTGTTGTGGTGAAATAA
- the LOC105212927 gene encoding transcription initiation factor TFIID subunit 2 isoform X2: MDSEPKTEPKDVPARPFKLAHQIVSLTGISFERKSIIGAVELTIVPTKENLRLIRLNAKQCRIYRILLNDVCEAEFFYFDPFLDICQGDTKVRSLDVYSKNHLSAAQKTDPDVNCGELLIQIPPEGYHMIQEGRGLRIGIEFSMEDPQGGIHFVIPPTSEDDQQPNSAHMFTYAYENSTRLWFPCVDSFADPCTWKLEFTVDKHLTAVSCGELVEVVMTPDLRRKTFHYSLTTPVCAPNIALAVGPFEIYVDPHMHEVTHFCLPQLLPLLKNTVRYLHEAFEFFEETLSTRYPFSCYKQVFVDELDTDISAYATLSIASVHLMHSIAIIDQTYITRTLMSRAIAEQFFGCFITSHHWSDTWLAKGIAEYLCGLYSRKCFGNNEYREWVQSELARVVHYEEQYGGIILDCSQPPAPLPVSSTNPASATSKQTEIVHYFPIKSLHTVSPKFVEAMRRKAHLVIRMLEHRIGQELLIQVFNKQLVLATNAAVTKIGSGLWHHLLISTNIFIKAIFTVTGKDMSVFMDQWVRTGGHAKFSFTSVFNRKRNTIELEIRQDFVSQRGVRKYNGPLLVQLQELDGTFKHMLQIENTVVKADITCHSKSRRNKKKKIPLCTGEEVDMDLSAMDDSPVLWIRLDPEMILIRDLNIEQPDFQWQYQLRHERDVTAQFEAIKALEKYPTNATRSALTDTIENERCFYKVRCEAAHCLTKVANQMVTQWSGPPAMLNIFRKFFGSFSAPHIIKQNNFSNFQLYFLQKVIPVAMAGLRTSHGICPPEVIRFLLDLFKYNDNTRNHYSDVYYRAALVDALGNSITPVVSVALRGTPITSDSLSADAKLVLEEVTRLLNLEKNLPSYKYMVSVSCLKVIRKLQKCGHLPSLPKIYRCYAAYGQYLDLRVAAMECLVDFVKVDGRWDDLDHLITLLETDPDPAARHALAQLLIDNPPFSRETRSSRLDRPELVERLWANMNNKLAFDTKLRCDMVDLYYALYGTRRPMCLQSADVNNMYKDIIKEGTKKSSFANTSTISTSEVKTTTIISEVKNEVVDIVEEHTSITSVKRTATEAFEVGNEIIKLETTEEVTLVEDNDMKVESFENEVKVVVKEEDDVTVNSPEHKRMKSEIFEEDDNSVTIIDVGETTAMKADSSFEANKTDAERHKAENSSKKKKKKDKKKHKHKHKHKHNKEKERDKERERKDKKDPNISRIQAKEATPETLSSADSSNSNSNPPTLNFT; this comes from the exons atggatagCGAACCGAAGACAGAACCAAAGGATGTGCCCGCTCGTCCATTTAAATT GGCGCACCAAATTGTGAGTTTGACCGGAATCAGTTTCGAGCGGAAAAGTATAATT GGTGCAGTGGAGTTAACCATAGTGCCAACTAAAGAGAATTTACGTCTTATAAGGTTGAATGCAAAGCAGTGTCGTATTTATCGCATTTTGTTAAATGATGTTTGCGAAGcggagtttttttattttgacccATTCCTGGATATTTGCCAAGGAGACACGAAAGT GAGATCCTTAGATGTGTATTCCAAAAACCATCTCAGTGCCGCACAGAAAACCGATCCCGATGTCAACTGTGGTGAACTGTTGATACAAATACCACCGGAAGGGTATCACATGATCCAAGAAGGACGGGGATTACGTATCGGCATAGAATTCTCTATGGAAGACCCACAGGGCGGTATACACTTTGTGATACCTCCAACAAGTGAAGACGACCAGCAACCCAATAGTGCACATATGTTCACCTATGCATACGAAAATTCAACTCGCTTATGGTTTCCCTGTGTTGATAGCTTTGCAGATCCCTGCACATGGAAACTCGAGTTCACCGTGGATAAACACTTGACGGCTGTGTCGTGTGGCGAACTTGTGGAAGTGGTAATGACGCCTGATTTGAGGCgaaaaacatttcattattcGCTCACAACACCTGTTTGTGCGCCCAACATCGCCTTGGCAGTAGGCCCATTCGAGATCTACGTAGATCCTCACATGCACGAGGTTACTCACTTTTGTCTACCACAGCTCTTACCACTTTTGAAAAATACAGTGCGATATCTGCATGAAgctttcgaatttttcgaagaAACACTTTCCACCCGGTACCCCTTTTCCTGCTACAAACAGGTTTTTGTAGATGAACTAGACACCGACATCAGTGCTTATGCTACTTTAAGCATAGCTTCTGTGCATCTCATGCATTCCATTGCTATTATCGACCAGACCTATATAACGCGCACACTAATGTCACGCGCAATTGCCGAGCAGTTCTTCGGGTGCTTCATCACATCGCATCATTGGTCCGATACTTGGCTGGCAAAAGGTATTGCCGAGTATTTGTGTGGTCTGTATTCACGAAAGTGTTTTGGTAACAATGAGTATCGCGAGTGGGTTCAATCGGAGTTGGCGCGAGTAGTGCATTATGAGGAGCAGTACGGTGGCATTATACTTGATTGCAGCCAGCCACCAGCGCCACTGCCGGTGTCCAGTACGAATCCAGCTAGCGCCACCAGCAAGCAAACTGAAATTGTGCATTATTTCCCCATAAAAAGTTTACATACAGTTTCGCCAAAATTCGTGGAAGCCATGAGACGCAAGGCACATTTGGTCATACGAATGTTGGAGCACCGCATTGGTCAGGAGCTGCTGATACAA GTTTTCAATAAACAATTGGTGCTGGCAACCAATGCGGCGGTGACCAAAATCGGCTCGGGCTTGTGGCATCATCTACTTATTTCCACTAATATATTCATCAAAGCGATATTCACTGTAACCGGTAAGGATATGTCAGTTTTCATGGATCAATGGGTCCGAACTGGAGGGCACGCGAAGTTCTCTTTCACATCGGTGTTTAACCGAAAGCGCAACACTATTGAGTTGGAGATACGGCAAGATTTCGTGAGCCAGCGTGGTGTTCGCAAATACAATGGCCCATTGCTGGTGCAGCTTCAGGAATTGGACGGCACCTTCAAGCACATGTTACAGATCGAGAATACCGTGGTGAAGGCAGACATCACTTGTCACTCGAAGAGTCGACgaaacaaaaagaagaaaattccACTCTGCACGGGCGAGGAAGTCGATATGGATCTGTCGGCAATGGA TGATTCGCCTGTACTTTGGATTCGGCTAGATCCGGAAATGATTTTGATTAGAGATTTGAACATTGAACAGCCAGATTTCCAATGGCAATACCAACTGCGCCACGAGCGCGATGTAACAGCACAGTTCGAGGCAATAAAAGCCCTGGAGAAATATCCCACCAATGCCACGCGCTCCGCACTAACCGATACAATTGAAAATGAACGCTGCTTCTATAAAGTTCGTTGCGAAGCAGCACACTGTCTTACTAAAGTGGCCAATCAAATGGTGACGCAATGGAGTGGACCCCCTGCTATGTTGAACATCTTCCGGAAATTCTTTGGCTCGTTCAGTGCTCCTCATATCATCAAACAGAATAACTTTTCCAACTTTCAGTTGTATTTTTTGCAAAAGGTCATACCGGTGGCAATGGCAG GTTTACGCACGTCCCATGGCATTTGTCCGCCTGAAGTTATTCGTTTCCTGCTGGATCTCTTCAAATACAACGACAACACGCGGAACCACTATTCGGATGTTTACTATCGTGCGGCTTTAGTAGACGCATTGGGAAACTCAATCACACCGGTGGTTTCTGTTGCACTCCGCGGCACACCCATTACTTCTGACAGTCTCTCTGCCGATGCCAA ACTTGTACTCGAGGAAGTTACCCGTCTACTTAACCTGGAGAAGAACTTACCGTCATATAAGTATATGGTTTCCGTTTCGTGTCTCAAGGTCATtcgtaaattacaaaaatgcgGTCACTTGCCTTCGTTGCCGAAAATCTACCGGTGCTATGCTGCTTATGGCCAATATTTGGATCTGCGTGTTGCCGCCATGGAGTGTCTGGTGGACTTTGTCAAAGTGGATGGTCGCTGGGATGACCTGGACCACTTGATCACGTTGCTCGAAACGGATCCCGATCCTGCAGCACGCCATGCACTTGCCCAACTGTTGATCGACAATCCACCATTCAGCCGGGAGACGCGCAGCAGCCGATTGGATCGGCCAGAGTTGGTAGAGCGATTGTGGGCAAATATGAA CAACAAATTGGCATTCGACACTAAATTACGTTGTGACATGGTGGACTTATATTATGCATTATACGGCACGAGACGCCCAATGTGTCTGCAATCCGCTGATGTCAACAATATGTATAAAGATATAATCAAGGAAGGTACGAAGAAATCGAGCTTTGCCAACACCAGCACAATTTCTACCAGTGAAGTGAAGACCACTACAATAATCAGCGAAGTGAAAAACGAAGTGGTCGATATCGTCGAAGAGCACACTTCTATTACTTCGGTAAAGCGCACTGCTACCGAGGCGTTTGAGGTGGGCAATGAAATCATAAAACTGGAAACGACTGAGGAGGTGACACTCGTTGAGGACAACGACATGAAGGTGGAGTCATTCGAAAATGAGGTGAAGGTTGTAGTTAAGGAGGAAGACGATGTAACGGTAAATTCCCCTGAGCACAAGCGTATGAAAAGTGAAATCTTCGAGGAAGATGACAATTCGGTAACCATCATCGATGTTGGCGAAACCACGGCGATGAAAGCGGATAGTAGTTTTGAGGCCAATAAAACGGACGCCGAAAGGCATAAGGCCGAAAACTCATCAAAG aaaaagaagaaaaaggaCAAGAAGAAGCACAAACATAAGCATAAGCACAAGCACAACAAAGAAAAGGAGCGTGACAAGGAGCGCGAGCGGAAGGATAAAAAGGACCCGAACATATCTCGCATACAGGCTAAAGAAGCCACTCCCGAAACTCTCAGCTCGGCGGACAGCAGCAACTCAAATAGCAATCCGCCGACACtcaatttcacataa
- the LOC105212927 gene encoding transcription initiation factor TFIID subunit 2 isoform X1: protein MDSEPKTEPKDVPARPFKLAHQIVSLTGISFERKSIIGAVELTIVPTKENLRLIRLNAKQCRIYRILLNDVCEAEFFYFDPFLDICQGDTKVRSLDVYSKNHLSAAQKTDPDVNCGELLIQIPPEGYHMIQEGRGLRIGIEFSMEDPQGGIHFVIPPTSEDDQQPNSAHMFTYAYENSTRLWFPCVDSFADPCTWKLEFTVDKHLTAVSCGELVEVVMTPDLRRKTFHYSLTTPVCAPNIALAVGPFEIYVDPHMHEVTHFCLPQLLPLLKNTVRYLHEAFEFFEETLSTRYPFSCYKQVFVDELDTDISAYATLSIASVHLMHSIAIIDQTYITRTLMSRAIAEQFFGCFITSHHWSDTWLAKGIAEYLCGLYSRKCFGNNEYREWVQSELARVVHYEEQYGGIILDCSQPPAPLPVSSTNPASATSKQTEIVHYFPIKSLHTVSPKFVEAMRRKAHLVIRMLEHRIGQELLIQVFNKQLVLATNAAVTKIGSGLWHHLLISTNIFIKAIFTVTGKDMSVFMDQWVRTGGHAKFSFTSVFNRKRNTIELEIRQDFVSQRGVRKYNGPLLVQLQELDGTFKHMLQIENTVVKADITCHSKSRRNKKKKIPLCTGEEVDMDLSAMDDSPVLWIRLDPEMILIRDLNIEQPDFQWQYQLRHERDVTAQFEAIKALEKYPTNATRSALTDTIENERCFYKVRCEAAHCLTKVANQMVTQWSGPPAMLNIFRKFFGSFSAPHIIKQNNFSNFQLYFLQKVIPVAMAGLRTSHGICPPEVIRFLLDLFKYNDNTRNHYSDVYYRAALVDALGNSITPVVSVALRGTPITSDSLSADAKLVLEEVTRLLNLEKNLPSYKYMVSVSCLKVIRKLQKCGHLPSLPKIYRCYAAYGQYLDLRVAAMECLVDFVKVDGRWDDLDHLITLLETDPDPAARHALAQLLIDNPPFSRETRSSRLDRPELVERLWANMNNKLAFDTKLRCDMVDLYYALYGTRRPMCLQSADVNNMYKDIIKEGTKKSSFANTSTISTSEVKTTTIISEVKNEVVDIVEEHTSITSVKRTATEAFEVGNEIIKLETTEEVTLVEDNDMKVESFENEVKVVVKEEDDVTVNSPEHKRMKSEIFEEDDNSVTIIDVGETTAMKADSSFEANKTDAERHKAENSSKQKKKKKDKKKHKHKHKHKHNKEKERDKERERKDKKDPNISRIQAKEATPETLSSADSSNSNSNPPTLNFT from the exons atggatagCGAACCGAAGACAGAACCAAAGGATGTGCCCGCTCGTCCATTTAAATT GGCGCACCAAATTGTGAGTTTGACCGGAATCAGTTTCGAGCGGAAAAGTATAATT GGTGCAGTGGAGTTAACCATAGTGCCAACTAAAGAGAATTTACGTCTTATAAGGTTGAATGCAAAGCAGTGTCGTATTTATCGCATTTTGTTAAATGATGTTTGCGAAGcggagtttttttattttgacccATTCCTGGATATTTGCCAAGGAGACACGAAAGT GAGATCCTTAGATGTGTATTCCAAAAACCATCTCAGTGCCGCACAGAAAACCGATCCCGATGTCAACTGTGGTGAACTGTTGATACAAATACCACCGGAAGGGTATCACATGATCCAAGAAGGACGGGGATTACGTATCGGCATAGAATTCTCTATGGAAGACCCACAGGGCGGTATACACTTTGTGATACCTCCAACAAGTGAAGACGACCAGCAACCCAATAGTGCACATATGTTCACCTATGCATACGAAAATTCAACTCGCTTATGGTTTCCCTGTGTTGATAGCTTTGCAGATCCCTGCACATGGAAACTCGAGTTCACCGTGGATAAACACTTGACGGCTGTGTCGTGTGGCGAACTTGTGGAAGTGGTAATGACGCCTGATTTGAGGCgaaaaacatttcattattcGCTCACAACACCTGTTTGTGCGCCCAACATCGCCTTGGCAGTAGGCCCATTCGAGATCTACGTAGATCCTCACATGCACGAGGTTACTCACTTTTGTCTACCACAGCTCTTACCACTTTTGAAAAATACAGTGCGATATCTGCATGAAgctttcgaatttttcgaagaAACACTTTCCACCCGGTACCCCTTTTCCTGCTACAAACAGGTTTTTGTAGATGAACTAGACACCGACATCAGTGCTTATGCTACTTTAAGCATAGCTTCTGTGCATCTCATGCATTCCATTGCTATTATCGACCAGACCTATATAACGCGCACACTAATGTCACGCGCAATTGCCGAGCAGTTCTTCGGGTGCTTCATCACATCGCATCATTGGTCCGATACTTGGCTGGCAAAAGGTATTGCCGAGTATTTGTGTGGTCTGTATTCACGAAAGTGTTTTGGTAACAATGAGTATCGCGAGTGGGTTCAATCGGAGTTGGCGCGAGTAGTGCATTATGAGGAGCAGTACGGTGGCATTATACTTGATTGCAGCCAGCCACCAGCGCCACTGCCGGTGTCCAGTACGAATCCAGCTAGCGCCACCAGCAAGCAAACTGAAATTGTGCATTATTTCCCCATAAAAAGTTTACATACAGTTTCGCCAAAATTCGTGGAAGCCATGAGACGCAAGGCACATTTGGTCATACGAATGTTGGAGCACCGCATTGGTCAGGAGCTGCTGATACAA GTTTTCAATAAACAATTGGTGCTGGCAACCAATGCGGCGGTGACCAAAATCGGCTCGGGCTTGTGGCATCATCTACTTATTTCCACTAATATATTCATCAAAGCGATATTCACTGTAACCGGTAAGGATATGTCAGTTTTCATGGATCAATGGGTCCGAACTGGAGGGCACGCGAAGTTCTCTTTCACATCGGTGTTTAACCGAAAGCGCAACACTATTGAGTTGGAGATACGGCAAGATTTCGTGAGCCAGCGTGGTGTTCGCAAATACAATGGCCCATTGCTGGTGCAGCTTCAGGAATTGGACGGCACCTTCAAGCACATGTTACAGATCGAGAATACCGTGGTGAAGGCAGACATCACTTGTCACTCGAAGAGTCGACgaaacaaaaagaagaaaattccACTCTGCACGGGCGAGGAAGTCGATATGGATCTGTCGGCAATGGA TGATTCGCCTGTACTTTGGATTCGGCTAGATCCGGAAATGATTTTGATTAGAGATTTGAACATTGAACAGCCAGATTTCCAATGGCAATACCAACTGCGCCACGAGCGCGATGTAACAGCACAGTTCGAGGCAATAAAAGCCCTGGAGAAATATCCCACCAATGCCACGCGCTCCGCACTAACCGATACAATTGAAAATGAACGCTGCTTCTATAAAGTTCGTTGCGAAGCAGCACACTGTCTTACTAAAGTGGCCAATCAAATGGTGACGCAATGGAGTGGACCCCCTGCTATGTTGAACATCTTCCGGAAATTCTTTGGCTCGTTCAGTGCTCCTCATATCATCAAACAGAATAACTTTTCCAACTTTCAGTTGTATTTTTTGCAAAAGGTCATACCGGTGGCAATGGCAG GTTTACGCACGTCCCATGGCATTTGTCCGCCTGAAGTTATTCGTTTCCTGCTGGATCTCTTCAAATACAACGACAACACGCGGAACCACTATTCGGATGTTTACTATCGTGCGGCTTTAGTAGACGCATTGGGAAACTCAATCACACCGGTGGTTTCTGTTGCACTCCGCGGCACACCCATTACTTCTGACAGTCTCTCTGCCGATGCCAA ACTTGTACTCGAGGAAGTTACCCGTCTACTTAACCTGGAGAAGAACTTACCGTCATATAAGTATATGGTTTCCGTTTCGTGTCTCAAGGTCATtcgtaaattacaaaaatgcgGTCACTTGCCTTCGTTGCCGAAAATCTACCGGTGCTATGCTGCTTATGGCCAATATTTGGATCTGCGTGTTGCCGCCATGGAGTGTCTGGTGGACTTTGTCAAAGTGGATGGTCGCTGGGATGACCTGGACCACTTGATCACGTTGCTCGAAACGGATCCCGATCCTGCAGCACGCCATGCACTTGCCCAACTGTTGATCGACAATCCACCATTCAGCCGGGAGACGCGCAGCAGCCGATTGGATCGGCCAGAGTTGGTAGAGCGATTGTGGGCAAATATGAA CAACAAATTGGCATTCGACACTAAATTACGTTGTGACATGGTGGACTTATATTATGCATTATACGGCACGAGACGCCCAATGTGTCTGCAATCCGCTGATGTCAACAATATGTATAAAGATATAATCAAGGAAGGTACGAAGAAATCGAGCTTTGCCAACACCAGCACAATTTCTACCAGTGAAGTGAAGACCACTACAATAATCAGCGAAGTGAAAAACGAAGTGGTCGATATCGTCGAAGAGCACACTTCTATTACTTCGGTAAAGCGCACTGCTACCGAGGCGTTTGAGGTGGGCAATGAAATCATAAAACTGGAAACGACTGAGGAGGTGACACTCGTTGAGGACAACGACATGAAGGTGGAGTCATTCGAAAATGAGGTGAAGGTTGTAGTTAAGGAGGAAGACGATGTAACGGTAAATTCCCCTGAGCACAAGCGTATGAAAAGTGAAATCTTCGAGGAAGATGACAATTCGGTAACCATCATCGATGTTGGCGAAACCACGGCGATGAAAGCGGATAGTAGTTTTGAGGCCAATAAAACGGACGCCGAAAGGCATAAGGCCGAAAACTCATCAAAG cagaaaaagaagaaaaaggaCAAGAAGAAGCACAAACATAAGCATAAGCACAAGCACAACAAAGAAAAGGAGCGTGACAAGGAGCGCGAGCGGAAGGATAAAAAGGACCCGAACATATCTCGCATACAGGCTAAAGAAGCCACTCCCGAAACTCTCAGCTCGGCGGACAGCAGCAACTCAAATAGCAATCCGCCGACACtcaatttcacataa
- the LOC105212926 gene encoding cell surface glycoprotein 1, translating into MRDYLFICLLAIGILNVFSAAASEPAASKVQPTSAATLSESASLTSTLATVPTTNETPKDKRQVGAKDEAIYPNHRADTADADDPENPQETIYGPKPTQFLIRPVAPHDHQQHEDHQAPQLRNYPATIRPHSTQLLEQSQEIQHFAYLQDINRNHPKSTATASELTGKPHSAHQQKKSSKSGRAHISPSQYRGNAEEAEQRYAVAIQPPNPTSAQAPHYAAPPTQLVPRYQPLAPQHQQHLTPTGQPGAGGPQQPYQIIPEEEFLKLLEDELRARAYHEAQYRQQQAGLAPTPNKAPPLPLPTERVGQGLGNYRQHAQPQPQSPVEEQIPEYVQYVPRHRGGPKYLPQPQLQPQPQQQPQQGDPHGVDPSPDAPPPPHIPPQLAYYQPQVSYKTLPNHPLAKSSLENEIEKLLAANKPSPNQLVDNSNEPSGVVHQHQQAPQQQLQPHPVPRPRPYVLPQKIYAPQSGSQPTPTPLVDANNQPFIPSLFRFSNIQQQPTPIYPTQVPQHIVDSKKLGPVVYPPTQSPATVQQPQPTQYFYQELNPTTRPKARSKHYGSKVSTSSPKLREKEPPNYPNVPAAAKYINPHLYYDYDRQSNTQASSARFHPSPPDPNTPSGEQVQPHPRPQSLAHPQQYPAPAPSPQQVHTNRQYISPAPAPSQSSIYVSQGTGIATPSRSTAVKTKSIEDVRQLHLPQPGGKPLTQTEFQALIDAGYPVTAVPVPVPVPYEQYIKEHPEFRNQPVDYAQLMQHIAQQYGPRRGLQAQASEPTANVISSATDEQATMTVGGDNITYLRPVADQKRHPRDEKDTTVAGKADEAKQ; encoded by the exons ATGAGGGATTACCTCTTCATTTGCCTTTTGGCAATTG gcATTTTAAATGTCTTCTCCGCAGCAGCAAGTGAGCCAGCCGCCAGCAAAGTGCAGCCAACATCTGCTGCCACACTCTCGGAGTCCGCGTCGCTCACATCAACGCTAGCCACTGTGCCCACAACGAATGAGACGCCTAAAGACAAACGCCAGGTTGGTGCTAAGGACGAGGCAATATACCCGAATCACCGCGCCGATACTGCCGACGCCGACGACCCGGAAAATCCGCAGGAAACCATCTACGGTCCAAAACCAACACAATTCCTCATTCGCCCCGTTGCGCCGCACGATCACCAGCAGCACGAAGACCATCAGGCGCCTCAGTTGCGCAATTATCCGGCGACGATAAGGCCGCACAGCACCCAATTGCTGGAGCAGAGTCAGGAG ATCCAACATTTTGCCTATCTCCAAGACATTAATCGCAACCACCCGAAGTCGACGGCAACCGCATCGGAATTAACCGGGAAGCCACATTCTGCACATCAACAGAAAAAGTCTTCGAAATCCGGGCGAGCCCATATATCTCCTTCTCAGTATCGAGGAAATGCCGAAGAAGCTGAACAGCGTTATGCTGTCGCCATCCAACCGCCAAACCCGACATCCGCGCAAGCTCCTCATTACGCTGCGCCACCTACACAGCTTGTGCCGCGTTACCAGCCGTTAGCaccacaacatcaacaacatttAACGCCCACAGGCCAACCAGGAGCAGGTGGGCCCCAGCAGCCGTACCAAATTATACCCGAAGAAGAGTTTCTCAAACTTTTAGAAGATGAGTTGCGTGCGCGAGCCTACCATGAAGCGCAATATCGTCAGCAACAAGCTGGACTCGCACCAACTCCTAATAAAGCTCCTCCCCTGCCACTCCCCACTGAGCGTGTAGGTCAAGGTTTAGGCAACTATCGTCAACATGCGCAGCCACAGCCGCAATCACCCGTCGAAGAGCAAATACCCGAATATGTACAGTATGTGCCACGGCACCGCGGTGGCCCCAAATATTTGCCTCAACCACAACTGCAACCACAACCgcagcagcagccacaacaAGGTGACCCACATGGTGTGGATCCATCACCCGACGCGCCGCCACCACCACACATCCCCCCTCAACTGGCATACTACCAACCACAAGTGAGCTATAAAACGTTGCCAAATCACCCCCTAGCCAAGTCGTCCCTGGAGAATGAAATCGAAAAGCTTCTCGCTGCAAATAAACCTTCGCCCAATCAGCTTGTGGACAATTCCAACGAACCCTCTGGCGTCGTACATCAACACCAACAAGCTCCGCAACAACAGCTGCAGCCACACCCGGTGCCACGGCCACGCCCATATGTCTTGCCACAGAAAATTTATGCCCCACAAAGTGGATCTCAACCCACACCCACACCGCTGGTTGATGCCAACAATCAACCGTTTATACCGTCTTTGTTTAGATTTagcaacatacaacaacagccTACACCCATTTACCCCACACAAGTGCCACAACACATTGTGGACTCCAAAAAATTGGGTCCAGTGGTATACCCTCCAACGCAGTCACCCGCAACAGTACAACAGCCACAACCTACGCAGTACTTCTACCAGGAACTGAACCCAACAACCAGACCCAAAGCCCGTTCAAAACATTATGGCTCGAAAGTTTCAACGTCTTCGCCAAAGTTACGCGAAAAAGAACCGCCAAATTACCCGAATGTACCAGCCGCAGCTAAGTATATTAACCCGCATCTGTATTACGATTACGACCGACAATCGAACACACAAGCTTCCTCCGCACGATTCCACCCGAGTCCTCCCGATCCCAACACACCCTCCGGTGAACAAGTGCAACCGCATCCGCGCCCACAGTCCCTCGCTCATCCACAACAGTACCCAGCGCCTGCGCCGTCTCCTCAACAAGTGCACACAAACCGGCAATACATCTCACCCGCTCCCGCTCCATCGCAATCCAGTATTTATGTCTCTCAAGGCACTGGTATCGCCACACCCTCACGCAGCACCGCAGTCAAAACGAAATCCATCGAAGATGTGCGCCAACTGCATCTGCCACAACCCGGCGGCAAGCCACTCACACAGACCGAATTCCAGGCCCTGATAGATGCCGGCTACCCAGTAACAGCCGTGCCAGTGCCGGTGCCCGTACCTTATGAGCAATACATAAAAGAGCATCCTGAATTCCGCAATCAGCCCGTCGACTATGCACAGCTAATGCAACATATAGCCCAACAGTATGGTCCACGTAGGGGACTGCAAGCTCAAGCTTCGGAACCGACAGCAAACGTTATATCTTCGGCGACCGATGAACAAGCGACGATGACAGTGGGCGGCGACAATATAACATATTTGAGACCGGTGGCCGATCAGAAGCGACACCCCCGCGACGAGAAGGACACAACGGTCGCTGGAAAAGCGGATGAAGCCAAGCAATAA